The Fuerstiella sp. genome has a window encoding:
- the floA gene encoding flotillin-like protein FloA (flotillin-like protein involved in membrane lipid rafts), translating into MQTLPDLLLLAQERSGLAMVLLYGVTAIFLLFGLVFVAMFVPVFPLWIRAMTSGAVIGPLQMVVMKLKKVNATVIVDSRVMAVQAGLSNITSNAMESHYLAGGNVPIVIRALVAAQKASIELDWNTAAAIDLAGRNVLEAVQTSVKTKVIDCPDPSRHGRHTLDGVARDGIQLKARARVTVRTNLGQLVGGATEETVIARVGEGIVSAIGSCATHKEVLANPMLIAATVLNKGLDSSTAYEIVSIDIADIDVGDNVGARLQADQAEADVRIARAKAEERRAMAVAQEQEMCARTQENQAEVVLAEAEIPRALSEAYRAGKLRVADS; encoded by the coding sequence ATGCAGACTCTTCCTGATCTCCTGCTGCTCGCTCAAGAACGTTCAGGTCTGGCCATGGTTCTGCTGTATGGTGTGACTGCGATTTTCTTGTTGTTCGGGCTGGTCTTTGTGGCGATGTTTGTTCCGGTTTTCCCGCTGTGGATCCGGGCGATGACTTCCGGGGCCGTGATTGGTCCTCTCCAAATGGTCGTCATGAAGCTAAAAAAAGTAAATGCGACCGTGATCGTGGATTCGCGGGTGATGGCGGTCCAGGCCGGGCTTAGCAACATAACGAGTAACGCGATGGAATCTCACTACCTGGCGGGCGGCAACGTCCCCATTGTGATTCGTGCCCTGGTGGCCGCTCAGAAGGCCAGTATTGAACTGGACTGGAACACGGCGGCTGCAATTGATCTCGCCGGCCGCAATGTTCTGGAAGCCGTCCAGACCAGTGTTAAGACGAAAGTGATTGACTGTCCGGATCCCTCCAGGCACGGCCGCCACACGCTGGACGGTGTCGCCCGTGACGGGATTCAACTGAAAGCTCGGGCCCGGGTCACAGTTCGGACTAATCTGGGGCAGTTGGTGGGTGGAGCAACGGAAGAAACGGTGATTGCCCGTGTCGGTGAAGGTATTGTGTCGGCAATCGGATCCTGTGCGACGCACAAGGAAGTCCTCGCCAACCCGATGTTGATCGCTGCGACAGTGCTCAACAAGGGATTGGACTCCAGTACGGCTTACGAGATTGTCTCCATCGATATTGCTGATATCGACGTGGGCGACAACGTGGGTGCCCGACTGCAGGCAGATCAGGCTGAGGCTGATGTCCGTATTGCCCGTGCCAAGGCGGAGGAACGTCGCGCGATGGCGGTCGCGCAGGAACAGGAAATGTGCGCAAGAACGCAGGAAAATCAGGCTGAGGTCGTTCTGGCAGAGGCCGAGATTCCTCGTGCACTGTCCGAAGCCTATCGGGCTGGAAAGCTGCGGGTAGCGGACTCGTAG
- a CDS encoding RidA family protein, whose protein sequence is MTIEQRISDLGLDLPPAPPAGGTYSPVVVVGDTAYVSGQPPVRIDGSKITGRVGADLTEEQGIEAARTVGLTMLATIRAQLGSLDRVTRFIKVLGMVNAASDFQHHAKVINGFSDLMVEIWGEDGRAARSAVGMGSLPRNIAVEVEAIVELRD, encoded by the coding sequence ATGACTATTGAACAGCGTATTTCCGACCTCGGCCTGGATCTGCCGCCGGCTCCGCCGGCGGGCGGCACATACAGCCCTGTTGTCGTTGTCGGCGACACGGCGTACGTCTCCGGACAGCCCCCCGTTCGCATCGACGGCAGCAAGATCACCGGCCGCGTTGGCGCTGATCTCACAGAAGAGCAGGGCATTGAAGCGGCTCGTACCGTCGGACTCACGATGCTGGCCACAATTCGAGCTCAACTGGGGAGCCTCGATCGCGTCACGAGATTCATCAAAGTGCTGGGAATGGTCAATGCAGCTTCCGACTTTCAACATCATGCGAAAGTGATCAACGGCTTCAGCGACCTGATGGTGGAAATCTGGGGCGAAGACGGGCGAGCTGCACGAAGTGCTGTCGGAATGGGCTCTCTACCCCGCAATATAGCAGTTGAAGTCGAAGCCATCGTGGAGCTGCGTGATTGA